The following coding sequences are from one Arvicanthis niloticus isolate mArvNil1 chromosome 14, mArvNil1.pat.X, whole genome shotgun sequence window:
- the Spink13 gene encoding serine protease inhibitor Kazal-type 13, whose protein sequence is MTRSGCWPHRILFSLILSTWTHVIFSALIRSHDFSNWPKPPCKMYYPIDPEYEANCPDVKAYVCATNGLTYKNECFFCIDRWEFGPHIEFVKYGKCE, encoded by the exons ATGACAAGAAGTGGCTGCTGGCCCCACaggattctgttctctctcatacTTTCGACTTGGACACATGTTATCTTTTCAG CACTTATCAGATCACATGACTTTTCTAACTGGCCTAAG CCACCATGCAAAATGTATTACCCAATAGACCCTGAGTATGAAGCAAACTGTCCAGATGTGAAAGCATATGTTTGTGCTACCAATGGTTTGACCTACAAGAATGAGTGCTTCTTTTGCATTGATCGGTG GGAGTTTGGACCTCACATTGAGTTTGTCAAATATGGAAAGTGTGAATAG